In Melopsittacus undulatus isolate bMelUnd1 chromosome 6, bMelUnd1.mat.Z, whole genome shotgun sequence, the following proteins share a genomic window:
- the ZBTB38 gene encoding zinc finger and BTB domain-containing protein 38 produces the protein MTVMSHSKDLKDDFHSDTVLSILNEQRIRGILCDVTIIVEDTKFKAHSNVLAASSLYFKNIFWSRTICISGHVLELDDLKAEVFTEILNYIYSSTVVVKRQETVTDLAAAGKKLGISFLEDLTDVNFSSSPCPYAYCVNEKGTVKEEKHEKRHEDSSVTNGPRITNAFSIFETENSLFSPLDLRASFKKVSETIQAPSISLDRSDVCKDTEPASTLAEHSYAVSSGGDTFQGPPFLEQDRSPSYKVVEEHCENLQATPLVQPGKQACNTPKTAFKPQGTGLAIAKVPASTVATTEAQQDEVTDKTITSLPKPQNKAGNLHLSREEENNSANASGSVVTVVPPVYNCNSCAESFSDRALLTTHLQLHSEHQETFICKYCSKQFANLNILESHEQVCVRSSGLPVHNGNEQNLEDNYTAADGRNGSSYANAEPLLSENSITDYSSANRTLPETDHLVKVVDGQILYTCVVCKRSYVTLSSLRRHANVHSWRRTYPCHYCNKVFALAEYRTRHEIWHTGERRYQCIFCLETFMTYYILKNHQKSFHAIDHRLSVNKKTANGGLKPSMYPYKLYRLLPMKCRRLPYKSYRNSSYENVQTSSQVNETTSTNCFIQSSLSSELPPLNFQHNIIATNRTLALDTSSCNDAAAPTDTQNSSSWGVGILNSDLQRDFFTAEKRVSTAASDSATQECDSSVVSLTNVTENSTSVISYSSSAPSVIMHSSRVSSVIMHSKTITSVENNKTQSSNNLPSQSVNDDCKYGSDNYGKCITKSKTVKDKKKTLPYNRAEATEDSQHIAGSGGSSIKTTNTVQESSKTETYIAKPALPGTSTDSNVAPLCQITVKIGNEAIVKRHILGSKLFCKRGRKSKHESKQDNLNEESEMEVKERSPSRLYSSECLEPTEMCDDVSDQDSSDKPWRPYYNYKPKKKSKQLRKMKKTKWRRKHESKNTIMESHNTSSREYALRNAPEEKAVNQEENREMPNLPCELCERDQSSTAESQEHVHWHGAASKPYVCELCQKQFQSPSTLKMHMRCHTGEKPYTCKTCGKCFSVPGNLQKHERIHLGVKDFVCQYCNKAFTLNETLKIHERIHTGEKRYHCQFCFQSFLYLSTKRNHEQRHVREHNGKGYACFQCPKICKTAAALGMHQKKHLFKSPGPQDRKEQFCNESTKLLENPHFLGSEGSEVKNTQNVTPEVIL, from the coding sequence ATGACAGTCATGTCCCATTCTAAGGATCTCAAGGACGACTTCCACAGTGACACTGtgctttccattttaaatgAACAGCGCATTCGGGGCATTTTATGTGATGTCACCATCATTGTGGAAGATACCAAATTTAAAGCCCACAGTAATGTGCTGGCAGCTTCAAGCctttactttaaaaacattttttggaGTCGTACTATCTGTATTTCAGGTCATGTactggagctagatgatctcAAAGCTGAAGTGTTTACAGAAATACTGAATTACATCTACAGTTCCACAGTAGTTGTCAAGAGGCAGGAGACTGTAACGGAccttgcagctgcagggaaaaaaCTGGGAATATCATTCCTAGAAGATCTTACAGATGTTAATTTTTCAAGTTCCCCCTGCCCCTACGCATACTGTGTTAATGAAAAAGGGACtgtcaaagaggaaaaacatgaaaagagaCATGAAGACTCCTCTGTGACAAATGGACCACGCATTACAAATGCATTCTCaatctttgaaacagaaaacagtttgttttctcCGCTTGATTTGAGGGCAAGCTTTAAAAAGGTATCTGAGACAATACAAGCTCCCAGCATCAGCCTTGACAGAAGTGATGTCTGCAAAGATACTGAGCCAGCCAGTACACTGGCTGAACACTCCTATGCAGTTTCTTCTGGGGGAGACACTTTTCAAGGACCACCCTTTCTTGAGCAGGACAGGAGCCCTTCATACAAGGTCGTTGAAGAGCACTGTGAAAATCTCCAAGCCACGCCACTTGTTCAGCCAGGAAAACAAGCATGTAATACTCCTAAAACAGCTTTTAAGCCCCAAGGTACTGGTTTGGCTATAGCAAAAGTACCTGCCTCTACAGTAGCCACTACAGAAGCCCAACAAGACGAAGTTACTGATAAGACAATTACTTCCCTTCCAAAACCtcaaaataaagcaggaaatTTGCATTTAtccagagaagaggaaaacaattcTGCTAACGCCTCTGGATCTGTGGTGACTGTCGTTCCGCCCGTTTACAATTGTAACTCTTGTGCAGAATCATTCAGTGACAGGGCGTTACTGACTACTCATCTTCAGCTCCATTCAGAGCATCAGGAAACTTTCATATGCAAATACTGCAGCAAACAATTTGCAAATCTAAATATACTGGAAAGCCATGAACAAGTCTGCGTGAGATCAAGTGGCTTACCAGTTCATAATGGAAATGAACAAAATTTAGAGGATAACTATACTGCTGCGGATGGAAGGAATGGAAGTTCATATGCAAATGCAGAGCCTCTATTGTCTGAGAACAGCATCACTGATTATTCTAGTGCAAACCGCACTTTACCAGAAACAGATCATTTGGTTAAAGTCGTTGATGGGCAGATATTATATACTTGCGTTGTCTGCAAGCGTAGCTATGTAACATTGTCTAGCCTTCGAAGACATGCAAATGTGCATTCATGGAGAAGAACATATCCTTGTCACTACTGCAATAAAGTATTTGCATTAGCTGAGTATCGCACCAGACATGAGATCTGGCACACTGGAGAAAGACGATATCAGTGCATTTTCTGTCTGGAGACTTTTATGACTTACTATATACTAAAAAATCATCAGAAGTCTTTCCATGCAATTGACCATCGTCTCTCAGTTAATAAAAAGACAGCCAATGGAGGCTTAAAACCAAGTATGTACCCATACAAACTTTATCGACTCTTACCTATGAAATGCAGGCGACTACCTTACAAGTCTTACCGAAATTCTTCATACGAAAATGTTCAAACAAGCAGCCAGGTTAATGAAACTACTTCTACTAACTGTTTCATTCAGAGTTCTCTTAGCTCTGAGCTACCACCACTGAATTTTCAACATAATATAATAGCAACAAACAGAACTCTTGCCTTGGATACATCTTCATGTAATgatgcagcagctcccacagacACTCAGAATTCTTCCTCTTGGGGAGTAGGGATCTTAAATTCTGACCTGCAGAGGGactttttcacagctgaaaaaagAGTTTCCACTGCTGCAAGTGACTCTGCTACTCAGGAGTGTGATTCCTCAGTTGTGTCTTTAACTAATGTGACTGAAAATTCAACCTCTGTCATCAGTTACAGCAGTTCTGCCCCCTCTGTTATCATGCACAGTAGCAGAGTTTCATCAGTTATAATGCACAGTAAAACAATTACTTCTGTAGAAAACAATAAGACACAATCTTCAAATAATCTACCTAGTCAGTCTGTAAATGATGATTGTAAATATGGGTCAGATAATTATGGGAAGTGCATTACAAAGTCAAAAACTGttaaggataaaaagaaaacactgccGTACAACAGAGCAGAAGCAACTGAGGATTCACAACACATTGCAGGATCTGGAGGGTCATCTATCAAAACAACGAATACTGTCCAAGAATCGAGTAAAACTGAAACATACATTGCAAAGCCTGCCCTACCTGGAACATCTACTGACAGCAATGTTGCACCTCTTTGTCAAATAACGGTAAAAATTGGTAATGAGGCTATTGTAAAAAGACATATATTAGGATCTAAGCTGTTTTGTAAAAGGGGCAGAAAATCTAAACATGAGTCCAAACAGGACAATCTAAATGAGGAATCAGAAATGgaggtgaaagaaagaagtCCATCTAGGCTTTATAGCTCAGAATGCCTGGAGCCAACAGAAATGTGCGATGACGTAAGTGACCAGGACTCCAGCGATAAACCCTGGAGACCCTATTATAAttacaaaccaaaaaagaaatccaaacagctaagaaaaatgaaaaagaccaAGTGGAGGAGAAAGCACGAAAGCAAGAACACCATTATGGAAAGCCACAACACGAGCAGTAGAGAGTACGCACTCAGGAATGCTCCTGAGGAAAAGGCAGTCAATCaagaagagaacagagaaatgCCTAATCTTCCTTGTGAGCTCTGTGAAAGAGATCAGTCTTCCACTGCAGAAAGTCAAGAGCATGTACACTGGCATGGAGCTGCCTCAAAGCCTTATGTTTGTGAATTATGCCAAAAGCAATTTCAAAGTCCATccactttaaaaatgcatatgaGGTGTCACACTGGGGAAAAGCCCTACACTTGCAAAACCTGTGGTAAATGTTTCTCAGTCCCTGGAAATCTACAGAAACACGAACGTATTCACCTGGGTGTCAAAGACTTTGTCTGCCAATACTGTAATAAGGCGTTCACTTTAAATGAAACACTCAAAATACACGAAAGAATTCATACTGGAGAAAAACGCTATCACTGTCAGTTCTGCTTTCAGAGCTTCTTGTACCTTTCTACCAAAAGGAACCACGAGCAAAGGCATGTACGTGAGCATAATGGCAAAGGATATGCTTGCTTTCAGTGCCCCAAAATTTGCAagacagcagctgctctgggaatGCACCAGAAGAAGCATCTATTCAAAAGTCCAGGTCCACAAGATAGAAAGGAACAGTTTTGCAATGAAAGCACTAAACTTTTGGAAAATCCTCATTTCCTTGGCTCAGAAGGAAGTGAggtaaaaaatacacaaaatgtaACTCCAGAAGTTATACTCTGA